A genomic segment from Verrucomicrobiaceae bacterium encodes:
- the gap gene encoding type I glyceraldehyde-3-phosphate dehydrogenase: MVKIGINGFWRIGRLVFRAICDQGLLGKEIQVVAVNDLVPADNLAYLVKYDSTQGKAKEEVFSKKSSPDVAEDDILVVDGHEIKCLAVRAGPSALPWKELGVDIVIESTGLFTERSKAQGHIDAGAKKVIISAPGKEEDITIVMGVNHEKYDASKHHVISNASCTTNCFAPVVHVLLKEGFGVAEGLMTTIHSYTATQKTVDGPSAKDWKGGRSAAINIIPSSTGAAKAVGLAIPEVKGKLTGMSFRVPTPTVSVVDLTVKTEKETSYKEISAAMKKASETYLKGILGWTSDEVVSTDFIHDSSSSVFDAGSGIELNNKFFKLVSWYDNEWGYSNRVVDLVKYIVSKGL; the protein is encoded by the coding sequence TTCGCGCAATCTGTGATCAAGGCCTTCTGGGCAAAGAGATCCAGGTCGTCGCCGTGAATGACCTCGTTCCTGCGGACAATCTCGCTTACCTCGTCAAATACGACTCCACACAGGGCAAGGCGAAGGAAGAAGTGTTCTCCAAGAAAAGCAGCCCCGACGTGGCTGAAGACGACATCCTCGTGGTCGATGGCCATGAGATCAAATGCCTCGCCGTCCGCGCAGGTCCATCCGCCCTCCCTTGGAAGGAACTGGGCGTGGACATCGTGATCGAGTCCACCGGTCTCTTCACCGAGCGTAGCAAGGCCCAGGGCCACATCGACGCTGGTGCCAAGAAAGTCATCATCTCCGCTCCTGGTAAAGAAGAGGACATCACCATCGTCATGGGCGTGAACCATGAGAAATACGATGCCAGCAAGCACCACGTCATTTCCAATGCCTCCTGCACCACGAACTGCTTCGCCCCAGTCGTGCACGTGCTGCTCAAAGAGGGTTTCGGCGTCGCCGAAGGCCTCATGACCACCATCCACAGCTACACCGCCACGCAGAAGACCGTGGACGGCCCTAGCGCCAAGGATTGGAAAGGTGGCCGCAGCGCTGCCATCAACATCATCCCCAGCAGCACCGGTGCTGCAAAGGCCGTCGGTCTGGCCATCCCAGAAGTGAAGGGCAAGCTCACCGGCATGTCCTTCCGCGTGCCGACTCCGACCGTTTCCGTGGTCGATCTCACCGTGAAGACGGAAAAAGAGACCAGCTACAAAGAAATCTCCGCCGCGATGAAGAAGGCTAGCGAGACCTACCTCAAAGGCATCCTCGGCTGGACCAGCGACGAAGTCGTCAGCACCGACTTCATCCACGACAGCAGCAGCTCCGTCTTTGACGCGGGCAGCGGCATCGAGCTGAACAACAAGTTCTTCAAGCTCGTGAGCTGGTACGACAATGAGTGGGGCTACTCCAACCGCGTCGTCGATCTGGTGAAATACATCGTGAGCAAAGGCCTGTAA
- a CDS encoding cob(I)yrinic acid a,c-diamide adenosyltransferase — protein sequence MSITTRKGDQGSTDLLFGIRAAKSHPRIHALGAVDELNAALGPLRISAAKKETQDFLPRLQRRLISLMGELATPPGLEERYSATHSDLIADQDLLWLDECVTILEASGALQFKGWALPGEAGVMAGAHADLARVAARRAERCIADLDGTPEAVPNREVMRFLNRLSDVLWLLARWEER from the coding sequence ATGTCCATCACCACCCGCAAAGGCGATCAAGGCAGCACCGACCTGCTTTTCGGCATCCGCGCTGCTAAATCTCATCCTCGCATCCACGCACTCGGCGCGGTGGATGAGCTCAACGCCGCACTCGGCCCCCTACGCATCAGCGCGGCCAAAAAGGAGACCCAGGACTTCCTCCCACGCCTCCAGCGCAGGCTCATCAGCCTCATGGGCGAACTAGCGACTCCGCCCGGCCTCGAAGAGCGCTACTCAGCCACCCATAGCGATCTTATTGCCGATCAAGACCTCCTCTGGCTGGATGAATGCGTCACCATACTGGAGGCCAGCGGCGCACTCCAATTCAAAGGCTGGGCACTGCCCGGCGAAGCAGGCGTGATGGCAGGAGCGCATGCCGATCTGGCCCGCGTCGCTGCACGCCGCGCAGAGCGCTGCATCGCAGACCTCGATGGCACCCCCGAGGCGGTGCCGAACCGCGAGGTGATGCGCTTTTTGAACCGTCTCAGTGATGTTCTGTGGCTGCTAGCTCGGTGGGAGGAGCGTTAG
- a CDS encoding rhomboid family intramembrane serine protease, whose product MSVSDREYMRDDSAPQPPQPPPGSWQRRLQSVQAFKVFLVLMAGIFFMQHVLHLGGENVPGLGYVPWGAVSIQELAAGHVWTLAAHMLVHGGLLHFVLNIALYWFVGRGVQGLVGSRHFTRIFILSALVGAAAQMAVNAFIFNDKATLMMGASAAIFGLLMTYAVLVPDEPVDAIVFFIIPIPMRLWTVAKWLFIGNLALGVYEVLFHSSRSYGVGVAYFAHIGGAAAGWFYARALGYGGQPMTYASQWQPATVRKSTALTRAHARVEVDLEAAAIRKVPSSPSPALKSKSPPAAVPPESPLAELVDAILEKISAHGMDSLTSEEKTLLSQASEKLKQGGKDHA is encoded by the coding sequence ATGTCAGTCTCTGACCGCGAATACATGCGCGATGATAGCGCCCCCCAGCCTCCGCAGCCGCCACCTGGCTCGTGGCAGCGGCGCTTGCAGAGCGTGCAGGCCTTCAAAGTGTTCTTGGTGCTGATGGCGGGCATTTTCTTCATGCAGCATGTCCTGCACTTGGGTGGGGAGAATGTGCCAGGACTGGGCTACGTGCCCTGGGGAGCTGTTTCCATCCAGGAACTAGCCGCTGGTCATGTGTGGACACTGGCCGCACACATGCTGGTGCATGGTGGGCTGCTGCATTTCGTGCTCAATATCGCACTTTACTGGTTCGTCGGCCGTGGAGTGCAGGGCTTGGTGGGCAGCAGGCATTTCACACGGATTTTCATCCTCTCAGCGCTCGTCGGTGCGGCGGCGCAGATGGCGGTGAATGCCTTCATCTTCAATGACAAGGCCACACTCATGATGGGTGCCTCCGCAGCCATTTTCGGCCTTTTGATGACCTATGCCGTGCTCGTGCCGGATGAGCCCGTGGACGCCATCGTCTTCTTTATCATCCCGATCCCGATGCGGCTCTGGACTGTGGCCAAGTGGCTCTTCATCGGCAATCTCGCTCTCGGCGTGTATGAAGTGCTCTTCCATTCCTCCCGTTCGTATGGCGTAGGGGTCGCCTACTTCGCCCACATCGGCGGAGCTGCCGCTGGGTGGTTCTATGCCCGTGCGCTGGGCTATGGCGGCCAACCCATGACCTATGCCAGCCAGTGGCAACCAGCCACAGTGCGAAAAAGCACCGCACTCACGCGTGCTCATGCCCGTGTGGAGGTGGACCTAGAGGCCGCTGCCATCCGTAAAGTGCCATCGAGCCCCTCCCCCGCCCTCAAGAGCAAATCCCCGCCTGCCGCAGTGCCACCCGAGTCCCCTCTCGCAGAGCTGGTGGATGCCATTTTGGAAAAAATATCTGCCCACGGCATGGATAGCCTCACTTCTGAAGAAAAAACGCTCCTCAGCCAAGCCAGTGAAAAACTGAAGCAGGGCGGAAAAGACCATGCGTAA
- a CDS encoding magnesium transporter has protein sequence MSDSSTASLLDQVRTSAPLEAADALEAAPDAEAAAVLQQLNPMVAQQVLHELGDERRCAILAAAPIEKARQWMLNRDYPEDSVGWLMEPPAAVFRPAMKVRDTIEALRRITRKVFITYGYVTDAANKLLGVLVMRDLMLAAPEATLAEVMLRDAFTLRPEMPLTEAMRIAVNRHYPVYPVCDEAGLLLGLVRGQSLFEARAIEISAQAGSMVGVEKEERLATPVMRSLRSRHPWLQINLITCFVAAAVVAFFQHTLDRLVILAAFLPVLAGQSGNTGCQTLAVTLRGITLGDLKSGSERALVLKEGLLGLFNGMLVGLTAGAGMYIYARLSGSGDAFSLACVVWLSMVASCFTSGLCGALIPLTLRRFGADPATASSIFLTTATDVVSMGVFLGLATILV, from the coding sequence ATGAGTGACTCCTCCACCGCTTCCTTGCTCGATCAGGTGCGCACTAGCGCACCTCTGGAGGCTGCCGATGCGCTAGAAGCCGCACCTGATGCTGAAGCCGCAGCCGTATTGCAGCAGCTCAATCCGATGGTGGCCCAGCAGGTGCTGCATGAATTGGGAGATGAGCGACGCTGCGCTATCCTCGCTGCTGCACCGATCGAAAAAGCTCGGCAGTGGATGCTCAATCGCGATTACCCAGAGGACAGCGTCGGCTGGCTCATGGAGCCACCAGCAGCCGTCTTTCGCCCGGCGATGAAGGTGCGTGATACCATCGAGGCGCTGCGCCGCATCACGCGGAAGGTCTTCATCACCTACGGCTATGTCACGGATGCGGCCAATAAGCTCCTCGGTGTGCTGGTAATGCGTGATCTCATGCTCGCCGCACCTGAGGCCACGCTGGCGGAGGTCATGCTGCGAGATGCATTCACTCTGCGTCCTGAGATGCCGCTGACAGAGGCCATGCGTATCGCCGTGAATCGCCACTATCCGGTCTATCCTGTGTGTGATGAAGCTGGGCTGCTGCTGGGCCTCGTGCGCGGTCAGTCTCTCTTTGAGGCACGGGCCATCGAGATCAGTGCGCAGGCGGGTAGCATGGTCGGTGTGGAGAAGGAGGAGCGGCTCGCTACGCCTGTGATGCGCAGCCTGCGCTCACGCCATCCGTGGCTTCAGATCAATCTCATCACCTGTTTCGTCGCGGCTGCCGTGGTGGCCTTTTTTCAGCACACGCTGGACCGGCTCGTCATCCTGGCCGCCTTCCTACCCGTGCTCGCAGGCCAGTCGGGTAACACTGGGTGCCAGACGCTCGCCGTCACGCTGCGGGGCATCACGCTGGGGGATCTGAAAAGCGGCAGCGAGCGTGCCCTGGTGCTCAAAGAGGGGCTACTGGGCCTTTTCAATGGCATGCTCGTCGGGCTCACGGCTGGCGCGGGCATGTACATCTATGCGCGGCTCTCTGGCAGTGGGGATGCCTTCTCACTGGCCTGCGTGGTGTGGCTTTCGATGGTGGCGAGTTGTTTCACCAGCGGCCTATGCGGAGCTCTCATCCCGCTGACGCTGCGGCGCTTCGGGGCAGACCCCGCGACGGCCTCCAGCATCTTTTTGACCACCGCCACGGATGTGGTGAGTATGGGTGTCTTTCTCGGTCTCGCGACGATCTTGGTGTGA
- a CDS encoding DUF481 domain-containing protein yields the protein MLRSCSNRILASLALVSTGLMAADTKVLPNLEPGKPAAASTAAGATLTPAPQPTTPWEYTAAGGMAFSRGNINSLTYSLQFLATYVTPETDAYIGADYFYGEAANVKNTNLFRVFGDYKHMINDRWYWGLGAEYLTDSIANIDYRFSLAPKLGLVAFKTDRSKLTFDFGPAYIWQQQGIRDEYAALWFGQRYENQISERVKFWQSLSYMPEAGDFGNYLLVGEIGVQALLTNHLALKVFFRDMYDSTPAAGRQANDMALISSITWAPGGFAPEPPAARRTLKPSIALPAAPALGWTSSAAVGFTMAKGNADNLALTVNYDTAWRSATDEFLFGLIGIYGQANGTTNTQSLLLNSAYNHLLNERWYAGASLGFMHNEPADLAYRFTPGLNLGVYFIRNDRVKLSVEAGPAGVFENQGGQSRSYFAFQAGEKLSWKINDTFTIGQSLYYNAAVSDWSDSYLIATAFLDTALGDNLSFRLGITNNYDNQPAAGFKKNDFILSSGIAVKF from the coding sequence ATGCTCCGATCCTGCTCCAATCGCATACTGGCCAGCCTCGCTCTGGTCTCTACCGGCCTCATGGCCGCAGATACTAAGGTGCTGCCAAACCTCGAACCTGGAAAACCAGCCGCCGCCTCCACCGCTGCTGGTGCCACGCTCACTCCTGCACCACAGCCTACCACCCCCTGGGAATACACGGCAGCGGGCGGCATGGCCTTCTCACGCGGGAATATCAACAGCCTCACGTATAGCCTGCAATTCCTGGCCACCTATGTCACTCCTGAGACGGATGCGTATATCGGTGCGGATTACTTTTACGGTGAAGCCGCCAATGTGAAGAACACCAATCTCTTCCGTGTCTTTGGTGACTACAAGCACATGATCAATGACCGCTGGTATTGGGGTCTGGGTGCTGAGTACCTGACCGACAGCATCGCGAACATCGACTACCGCTTCAGCCTCGCTCCGAAGCTGGGCCTTGTCGCCTTCAAGACGGATCGCTCGAAGCTCACCTTTGACTTCGGTCCCGCCTACATCTGGCAGCAGCAGGGCATCCGTGATGAATACGCCGCCCTGTGGTTCGGCCAGCGCTATGAGAACCAGATCAGCGAGCGCGTGAAATTCTGGCAATCCCTCAGCTACATGCCAGAGGCAGGCGACTTCGGGAACTACCTCCTCGTCGGCGAAATCGGCGTCCAGGCCCTGCTGACGAACCACCTCGCGCTGAAGGTCTTCTTCCGCGACATGTATGACAGCACTCCAGCCGCCGGTCGTCAGGCCAATGACATGGCTCTGATCTCCAGCATCACCTGGGCACCTGGTGGCTTCGCCCCAGAGCCCCCAGCTGCACGCCGCACGCTGAAGCCCTCCATCGCCCTCCCCGCTGCTCCAGCACTGGGCTGGACCTCAAGCGCTGCTGTCGGCTTCACCATGGCCAAAGGCAATGCGGATAACCTCGCGCTCACGGTCAACTATGACACCGCCTGGCGCTCCGCCACGGACGAGTTCCTCTTTGGCCTCATCGGTATCTATGGCCAGGCCAATGGCACGACCAATACGCAGTCCCTCCTCCTCAACAGTGCCTACAATCACCTCCTCAACGAGCGCTGGTACGCAGGTGCCTCCCTCGGCTTCATGCACAATGAGCCTGCGGACCTCGCCTACCGCTTCACACCCGGCTTGAACCTCGGCGTTTACTTCATCCGCAACGACCGTGTGAAGCTCAGTGTCGAAGCTGGCCCTGCTGGCGTGTTTGAGAACCAGGGTGGCCAAAGCCGCTCCTACTTCGCCTTCCAAGCCGGAGAAAAACTCTCCTGGAAGATCAATGACACCTTCACCATCGGCCAATCACTCTATTACAATGCCGCTGTCAGCGACTGGAGCGACTCCTACCTCATCGCCACCGCGTTCCTCGACACCGCATTGGGTGACAACCTCAGCTTCCGCCTCGGAATCACCAACAACTACGACAATCAGCCCGCTGCTGGCTTCAAGAAGAACGACTTCATCCTCAGTTCCGGCATCGCTGTGAAGTTCTGA
- the def gene encoding peptide deformylase has translation MILPIVRYPEPVLRAKCRPITVVTPEVQKLASDMLETMKEANGVGLAAPQVAVDQHLAVIDVSHNPQCISFLKIDGQDADVMQHMPIVFMNAKLDLGGAKETGEEGCLSFPGLRGDIRRSSAIKVTFMDLAGKTQTWETDGLLARAFQHEIDHLNGVLFIDRMSAAAKVGLKRKLSRLMAEWEEEDES, from the coding sequence ATGATCCTGCCCATCGTCCGCTATCCAGAGCCCGTCCTCCGCGCCAAATGCCGCCCCATCACGGTCGTCACGCCCGAGGTGCAAAAACTCGCCTCCGACATGCTGGAGACGATGAAAGAGGCAAACGGCGTCGGCCTCGCGGCCCCCCAGGTGGCCGTGGACCAGCACCTCGCCGTCATCGACGTCTCGCACAACCCGCAGTGCATCTCTTTCCTCAAAATCGACGGCCAAGATGCCGATGTGATGCAGCACATGCCCATCGTCTTCATGAACGCCAAGCTCGATCTCGGTGGTGCGAAGGAAACCGGTGAGGAGGGCTGCCTCAGCTTCCCCGGCCTGCGTGGCGACATCCGCCGCTCTTCTGCGATCAAAGTGACCTTCATGGACCTCGCTGGCAAAACCCAGACCTGGGAGACCGATGGCCTGCTCGCCCGTGCTTTTCAGCATGAAATCGATCACCTCAATGGCGTCCTCTTCATCGACCGCATGTCTGCCGCTGCCAAAGTGGGGCTGAAGCGCAAGCTCTCCCGCCTCATGGCCGAGTGGGAAGAAGAGGATGAGAGCTGA
- a CDS encoding prepilin-type N-terminal cleavage/methylation domain-containing protein, protein MNPGSTTLSIQRRRGFTLLEMALTLLLVSLLVGAVFGILQSSLQLADAIKGEADRELRLQRFIELLENTLNRLPPDAVISIRPSQGLSGGSQIIEIANARSPFDAATPGVLTLGTAQAKDGTTTVVMKFEEIPLNFSPSKRLDTARPIELALLGEISGMLWRVYDPTTQKWIDKWNEKVIAADLIKSGALNQTSPAPMQGAGAAAQGQNIQLTTPEATAAAGPAGGQTTNPVPNLTSSLYPRPPMLELQIQEGSVEPRPWIFWVPPSVVPAGGAQ, encoded by the coding sequence ATGAACCCTGGTAGCACAACCCTCAGCATCCAGCGCCGCCGTGGCTTCACGCTGCTGGAGATGGCGCTGACGCTGCTACTGGTGTCCCTGCTGGTCGGTGCCGTGTTTGGTATCCTCCAGAGCTCCCTCCAGCTCGCTGATGCCATCAAAGGCGAGGCAGATCGAGAGCTGCGCCTCCAGCGCTTCATCGAGCTCTTGGAAAATACGCTCAATCGCCTCCCGCCCGATGCCGTGATCAGCATCCGCCCCTCACAGGGTCTCAGCGGTGGCTCGCAGATCATCGAGATCGCCAATGCGCGGTCGCCCTTCGATGCCGCGACGCCTGGCGTGCTCACACTCGGCACCGCGCAGGCGAAAGACGGTACCACCACGGTGGTGATGAAGTTCGAGGAGATTCCGCTGAATTTTTCGCCATCAAAGCGGCTGGATACCGCACGACCGATCGAGCTGGCACTGCTGGGCGAGATCAGCGGCATGCTCTGGCGTGTCTATGATCCCACCACCCAAAAGTGGATCGACAAATGGAATGAAAAAGTCATCGCCGCAGATTTGATCAAGAGCGGAGCACTCAATCAGACATCCCCCGCACCCATGCAGGGTGCTGGAGCCGCAGCGCAGGGGCAGAATATCCAGCTCACCACGCCAGAGGCCACTGCCGCAGCGGGGCCGGCCGGCGGGCAGACCACCAATCCGGTGCCAAACTTGACCAGCTCACTCTACCCGCGTCCACCCATGCTAGAGCTCCAAATCCAGGAGGGCAGCGTCGAGCCGCGTCCGTGGATCTTCTGGGTGCCGCCTTCGGTCGTTCCAGCAGGCGGAGCGCAGTAG
- the kdsA gene encoding 3-deoxy-8-phosphooctulonate synthase: MFQLPVVQIGQVRMDGAEPVFMLGPCVIESEDFIWGVAEQLAAMARQHGWRWIFKASYDKANRSAISSYRGLGCADGCKLLAQIGAKLGVPVTTDIHTAEEARLAAEHIDLLQIPAFLCRQTDLILAAGETGRAVNVKKGQFLAPWDVKNIADKLVTAGCQNFMFTERGTTFGYNNLVADMRSLYWMRELGYRSVMDATHSVQRPGGLGSATGGDGKLAPVLARAAVAAGCDGVFMETHPDPAKALSDGPNQIPLSQIASVVEKLRSIHALVRDID; the protein is encoded by the coding sequence ATGTTTCAACTCCCGGTGGTGCAGATAGGTCAGGTACGTATGGACGGCGCAGAGCCCGTCTTCATGCTCGGTCCGTGCGTGATCGAGAGTGAAGATTTCATCTGGGGCGTCGCGGAGCAGCTCGCTGCCATGGCCCGCCAGCATGGCTGGCGCTGGATTTTTAAAGCCTCTTATGACAAGGCCAATCGCAGCGCCATCTCCTCCTATCGTGGCCTGGGCTGTGCAGATGGGTGCAAGCTGCTCGCTCAAATCGGTGCGAAGCTCGGCGTGCCTGTCACGACCGACATCCACACTGCGGAAGAGGCACGGCTCGCCGCTGAGCACATCGACCTGCTGCAGATCCCCGCATTCCTCTGTCGTCAGACCGATCTCATCCTCGCCGCAGGCGAGACTGGCCGCGCAGTGAATGTCAAAAAAGGTCAATTCCTCGCCCCCTGGGATGTGAAGAACATCGCCGACAAGTTGGTCACCGCTGGCTGCCAGAACTTCATGTTCACCGAGCGTGGCACCACCTTCGGTTACAACAATCTCGTGGCCGACATGCGCTCACTCTACTGGATGCGGGAGCTCGGCTACCGCAGCGTCATGGATGCCACCCACAGCGTGCAGCGGCCCGGTGGACTGGGCAGTGCCACAGGTGGGGATGGCAAGCTCGCCCCCGTGCTCGCACGGGCCGCCGTCGCCGCAGGCTGCGATGGTGTTTTCATGGAGACACATCCAGATCCCGCCAAAGCACTCTCGGATGGCCCCAACCAGATCCCGCTATCACAAATCGCCTCCGTGGTCGAAAAACTCCGCAGCATCCATGCCCTCGTCCGTGACATCGACTGA
- the lptB gene encoding LPS export ABC transporter ATP-binding protein, whose translation MPEVIDPTLQFAPGALQQGESDVLLHTEQLVKIYDGRTVVSGVDIEVKKGEIVGLLGPNGAGKTTTFYMIVGLVRPDGGKVMFEGHDATHHPMYMRARLGMGYLPQEESIFRRLTVRENILGVMETQGYSKKECAEQTQALMEKFGIDHVANNLAITLSGGEKRRLTIARSLVTSPKLLMLDEPFSGVDPIAVGEIQDIIRMLREAGLAILITDHNVRETLNIVDRAYLIFEGKILRHGSKDFLVNDEEARRLYLGSNFSM comes from the coding sequence ATGCCTGAAGTGATCGACCCAACTCTCCAATTTGCGCCAGGAGCCCTCCAACAGGGTGAAAGCGATGTGCTTCTCCACACCGAGCAACTCGTCAAAATCTACGACGGCCGCACTGTCGTCAGTGGCGTCGATATCGAGGTGAAAAAGGGCGAAATCGTCGGCCTGCTCGGTCCCAATGGTGCCGGCAAGACCACCACCTTCTACATGATCGTCGGCCTCGTACGGCCAGATGGCGGAAAAGTCATGTTTGAAGGCCATGATGCCACCCATCACCCCATGTACATGCGTGCACGGCTCGGCATGGGCTACCTTCCGCAGGAGGAGAGCATCTTTCGCCGCCTCACCGTGCGGGAGAACATCCTCGGCGTCATGGAGACACAGGGCTACTCTAAAAAAGAATGCGCCGAGCAGACTCAGGCCCTCATGGAAAAATTCGGCATTGACCACGTCGCCAATAACCTCGCCATCACGCTCTCCGGTGGTGAAAAACGCCGCCTCACCATCGCCCGCAGTCTCGTCACCTCACCGAAGCTGCTCATGCTCGATGAGCCCTTCAGCGGTGTCGATCCCATCGCCGTCGGAGAGATCCAGGACATCATCCGCATGCTCCGAGAGGCCGGCCTCGCCATTCTCATCACCGATCACAACGTCCGCGAGACTCTGAACATCGTGGACCGCGCCTACCTCATCTTTGAAGGTAAAATCCTCCGCCACGGTAGCAAGGATTTCCTCGTCAATGATGAAGAGGCCCGCCGCCTCTACCTCGGCAGTAATTTCAGCATGTAA
- the raiA gene encoding ribosome-associated translation inhibitor RaiA translates to MQVHNVNLPVVVTGRHIEITDAIREYAHKKIDSLHLDYPRIIEAKVILDIQGHHRQMAEIILFCANHIVIEVKSTTEDIYASIDESISKIARRMRKYKTRLLKSHRPRKNGSIRHIQEHVIHEESVHREDEHVTPAYVHEESYKIRPLFPDEAIVDLEISQRPFVVFHDQQNHKLAILFRRKDGDYSLIHPEDTAAAK, encoded by the coding sequence ATGCAAGTACACAACGTCAACCTCCCCGTCGTCGTCACAGGCCGCCACATCGAGATCACCGATGCCATCCGTGAATACGCACACAAAAAGATCGACAGCCTCCACCTCGACTACCCGCGCATCATCGAGGCAAAGGTCATCTTAGACATCCAAGGGCACCACCGCCAGATGGCTGAAATCATCCTCTTCTGCGCCAATCACATCGTCATCGAAGTGAAGTCCACCACCGAGGACATCTACGCCAGCATTGACGAGAGCATCAGCAAAATCGCCCGTCGCATGCGGAAGTACAAAACCCGCCTTCTCAAGAGCCACCGCCCCCGCAAAAACGGCTCCATCCGCCACATCCAGGAGCACGTCATTCACGAAGAGTCCGTTCATCGCGAAGACGAGCACGTCACGCCAGCCTACGTACATGAAGAGTCCTATAAAATCAGACCGCTCTTCCCGGATGAAGCCATCGTCGATCTGGAAATCAGTCAGCGTCCTTTCGTGGTCTTCCACGATCAGCAGAATCATAAGCTCGCCATCCTTTTCCGTCGCAAGGACGGCGACTACAGCCTTATCCACCCAGAGGACACCGCCGCCGCGAAGTAA
- a CDS encoding septal ring lytic transglycosylase RlpA family protein — translation MTPATLTPSEPARQHRAGFFFLKSLAALLALTLAACTSPPAPVVAPQKPTPAVIATQHGMASIYTDHRTASGEPFRVSALAAAHKTWPLRCLARCTNLHNGRSVIVRINDRGPYIRGRVIDLTPAAANAIGLGKRQGICPVKIERLK, via the coding sequence ATGACTCCCGCGACTCTCACACCATCTGAGCCCGCCCGGCAGCACCGGGCGGGTTTCTTCTTCCTCAAAAGCCTCGCTGCGCTCCTAGCACTCACATTGGCTGCCTGTACCTCGCCGCCCGCGCCTGTCGTGGCACCGCAGAAGCCTACACCCGCAGTCATCGCCACTCAGCATGGCATGGCCTCCATCTACACCGATCACCGCACCGCCAGCGGCGAGCCCTTCCGCGTCTCCGCTCTGGCCGCAGCGCATAAGACCTGGCCCCTGCGCTGTTTGGCACGATGCACGAACCTGCACAATGGCCGCTCCGTCATCGTGCGCATCAATGACCGCGGCCCCTACATCCGTGGTCGTGTCATCGACCTCACCCCCGCTGCCGCCAATGCCATCGGCCTCGGCAAGCGCCAGGGCATCTGCCCTGTCAAAATCGAGCGCTTGAAGTGA
- the ruvX gene encoding Holliday junction resolvase RuvX: protein MSRILAIDHGTVRIGLAISDEMEIIASPFKTLDAHQQPERAIAQIVRDRQIAKIVLGMPFRMSGEKGSAAERVEKFATSLGKELQHSVPIEFVDERLSSVEAEASLARSGVTGNQERKAVVDQLAAVVILQDYLNSQRGPEGFLLPDESYDLSWSDEKTRRRR from the coding sequence ATGTCACGCATCCTCGCCATCGACCACGGCACTGTCCGCATCGGGCTCGCCATCAGTGACGAGATGGAAATCATCGCCAGCCCGTTCAAGACGCTCGATGCCCATCAGCAACCAGAGCGGGCCATCGCCCAGATCGTGCGGGATCGCCAAATCGCGAAAATCGTGCTCGGTATGCCCTTTCGCATGAGCGGAGAAAAAGGCAGCGCCGCAGAGCGAGTGGAAAAATTCGCCACCAGTCTCGGCAAAGAACTGCAACATTCAGTGCCCATCGAATTCGTCGATGAACGGCTCTCCAGCGTCGAGGCAGAGGCCTCCCTCGCTCGTAGCGGCGTCACGGGGAACCAGGAGCGCAAAGCCGTCGTCGATCAGCTCGCCGCCGTCGTCATCCTCCAAGATTACCTGAACTCCCAGCGCGGGCCAGAAGGCTTCCTCCTGCCAGATGAGAGCTACGATCTGAGCTGGAGTGATGAAAAAACGCGGCGGCGACGGTGA